In a single window of the Solea senegalensis isolate Sse05_10M linkage group LG1, IFAPA_SoseM_1, whole genome shotgun sequence genome:
- the lrrc24 gene encoding leucine-rich repeat-containing protein 24 encodes MLLLWSSRLVLLTLALIPHPCLGCPPDCRCYSLTVECGSLGIKEIPQGVPSVTETIFLQDNAIVQIRLQDLTRLGNLHYLYLQNNSISAIEPGAFLSQGQLLELALNGNLIHLVTPDMFRGLEHLRILYLASNQITRVQDHTFRGLQRLQELHLQENSIELLAEQALSGLSSLALLDLSRNHLRTLGASSLKPLVSLQVLRVTENPWRCDCALGWLRTWISEDGQRLLSSAEQRQLMCSEPPRLSHLSLVEVAPNSLVCIPPVVQLEPSHLTVRLGESLRVSCQASGYPQPQVTWKKASHGKAQLSPRGLVQELGPNGELFRPGSGGVVTALPSSGGITGGGVGMIHGLVRGTEEGGERDSFDPDMGSGMLFLSNVTVAHAGRYECEAWNPGGVARVTFHLAVNMSSSSHSSQFWPRLHTHSFFSSSSNSFYQPDVVDVSQEPLYEQDSMDFSALGPATQTAIAIGISLLALTAVLLLIMIYTRHQQYQKEERGSFCASKEESILYVNDYSDGPTTFAQLEEYRDDHGHEMYVLNRAKPVMGSTSSRCPMMSGFVQQKGMKEALLDHEMVQTLTRSGGMGLCRNPADGGEGPLTTDPEELFLSQSLLFGSPVAYEIHC; translated from the exons ATGCTCCTCTTGTGGTCCTCCAGATTGGTCCTGCTCACTTTAGCACTCATCCCTCATCCATGTCTGGGATGCCCCCCTGACTGTCGCTGCTACAGCCTCACGGTGGAGTGTGGCTCTCTCGGGATCAAAGAAATCCCACAGGGCGTCCCCTCTGTGACAGAG ACCATCTTCCTCCAGGACAACGCAATAGTACAGATACGTCTTCAGGACCTGACTCGCCTGGGCAACCTCCATTATCTGTACCTCCAGAACAACAGCATCTCAGCCATAGAGCCCGGAGCCTTTCTCAGCCAGGGGCAGCTTCTGGAGCTTGCCCTCAATGGCAACCTCATCCACCTGGTCACCCCTGACATGTTTCGGGGTCTGGAGCACCTCCGGATCCTCTACCTCGCCAGCAACCAGATCACTCGAGTGCAGGACCACACCTTCAGGGGACTGCAG CGTCTGCAGGAACTCCACCTGCAGGAGAACAGCATAGAGCTGCTGGCGGAGCAAGCCCTGTCAGGCCTGTCATCTCTGGCTCTGCTGGACCTCAGCAGAAATCACCTTCGCACCTTGGGAGCGTCGTCTCTCAAGCCGCTTGTCAGCCTGCAGGTGCTTCGTGTCACAG AGAACCCATGGCGCTGTGATTGCGCTCTTGGCTGGCTAAGAACCTGGATCAGTGAAGACGGTCAGCGTCTGCTGAGCTCTGCTGAACAGCGTCAGCTGATGTGCTCTGAACCACCGCGTCTCTCCCACCTCAGTCTGGTGGAGGTGGCCCCCAACAGTCTGGTCTGCATTCCCCCTGTGGTTCAACTAGAGCCCAGTCACCTGACTGTGCGACTAGGGGAGAGCCTCAGAGTGTCCTGCCAGGCCTCGGGTTACCCTCAGCCTCAGGTGACCTGGAAGAAAGCCTCCCATGGAAAAGCCCAGTTATCCCCACGAGGTCTGGTTCAAGAGCTGGGGCCCAATGGCGAGCTCTTCAGGCCTGGGTCTGGAGGAGTGGTAACAGCCCTGCCCAGCAGTGGCGGCATCACGGGCGGAGGTGTTGGCATGATCCACGGGCTGGTGCGCGGAACTGAGGAAGGCGGCGAAAGGGACAGCTTTGACCCTGACATGGGTAGTGGCATGCTGTTTCTCAGCAACGTGACTGTCGCACACGCTGGACGCTACGAGTGCGAGGCTTGGAACCCGGGAGGCGTAGCCAGAGTTACCTTTCACCTGGCTGTCAACATGTCCTCCTCTTCACATTCATCCCAGTTCTGGCCTCGTTTGCACACgcactcctttttttcctcttcatccaACTCCTTCTATCAGCCAGATGTTGTGGATGTGAGCCAGGAGCCGCTGTATGAGCAGGACAGCATGGATTTCAGTGCTCTGGGCCCTGCCACCCAAACCGCCATTGCGATTGGCATCTCATTGTTGGCACTTACTGCTGTCCTGCTCCTGATAATGATCTACACTCGTCACCAGCAGTACCAGAAAGAGGAAAGGGGCTCCTTCTGTGCCAGCAAGGAAGAAAGCATCCTTTATGTGAACGATTACTCTGATGGACCCACCACCTTTGCTCAGCTGGAGGAGTATCGCGACGACCATGGCCATGAGATGTACGTCCTCAACCGAGCCAAGCCTGTTATGGGGTCCACGTCATCCAGGTGTCCCATGATGAGTGGGTTCGTCCAGCAGAAAGGTATGAAGGAGGCTTTGCTGGACCACGAAATGGTGCAGACACTGACCAGATCTGGGGGAATGGGGCTTTGCAGAAACCCAGCAGACGGAGGAGAGGGGCCCCTTACTACAGACCCGGAAGAGCTCTTCCTCAGTCAGAGTCTCCTCTTTGGATCACCGGTTGCGTACGAGATCCACTGCTAA